Proteins found in one Halococcus agarilyticus genomic segment:
- a CDS encoding branched-chain amino acid ABC transporter permease produces MIDGPLALLGGPVALQIGDALGQFLQPRTLARVFVDGLAKAALYVMIAAGLTLIFGLMGVLNFAHGSLTMIGAYLGGAILVVLVGGGGPTTLALFFVTVVAVFGLLAAFGGLLEVGLIRPLYDRPPIYQILLTFGLTLVLDELARIVVSFYGLQPISDWQAALGTKPPILTQSIGLGPVSVSGLALFQIGFGLVTVLAIYAFLTRTRYGLVVRAGSEDSEMVDALGIDVRRVFTVVFALGVGIAGVAGTLLAWDATWGASVPLASETLLPAFVVVIVGGLGTFRGTVVAGLLVGLVDSTMTWWFQNAIEFTGLPEMTIFLILVITLIVRPQGLFGLAEVGGH; encoded by the coding sequence ATGATCGACGGCCCCCTCGCATTGCTCGGCGGTCCGGTCGCGCTCCAGATCGGCGACGCCCTCGGCCAGTTCCTTCAACCAAGAACCCTCGCGCGGGTGTTCGTCGACGGACTCGCGAAGGCGGCGCTCTACGTCATGATCGCCGCCGGCCTCACCCTGATCTTCGGGCTGATGGGCGTGCTCAACTTCGCGCACGGCTCGCTCACGATGATCGGCGCGTACCTCGGCGGTGCGATCCTCGTCGTGCTGGTCGGCGGAGGCGGGCCGACCACCCTCGCGCTCTTCTTCGTGACCGTGGTGGCCGTGTTCGGGCTGCTCGCGGCCTTCGGCGGTCTCTTAGAAGTGGGTCTCATCCGGCCGCTGTACGATCGCCCGCCGATCTACCAGATCCTGCTCACCTTCGGTCTGACGCTCGTGCTCGACGAGCTCGCCAGAATCGTGGTGTCGTTCTACGGACTTCAACCCATCAGCGACTGGCAGGCTGCACTCGGAACCAAACCCCCGATTCTCACGCAGTCGATCGGGCTCGGTCCGGTGAGTGTCAGCGGGCTCGCGTTGTTTCAGATCGGGTTCGGCCTCGTCACCGTGCTCGCGATCTACGCCTTCCTCACTCGAACGCGGTACGGGCTCGTCGTACGCGCAGGCAGTGAGGATAGCGAGATGGTCGACGCGCTCGGGATCGACGTCCGGCGCGTCTTCACGGTGGTGTTCGCGCTCGGCGTGGGGATCGCGGGCGTCGCGGGCACGCTACTGGCGTGGGACGCGACGTGGGGCGCGAGCGTCCCGCTGGCCTCCGAAACCCTGCTACCCGCGTTCGTCGTGGTGATCGTCGGCGGACTCGGCACGTTCCGGGGTACGGTCGTCGCAGGACTGCTCGTCGGCCTCGTCGACAGCACGATGACGTGGTGGTTCCAGAACGCGATCGAGTTCACCGGGCTGCCCGAGATGACGATCTTCCTGATCCTCGTCATCACCCTGATCGTGCGCCCACAGGGCCTGTTCGGCCTCGCGGAGGTGGGGGGCCATTAG
- the alaS gene encoding alanine--tRNA ligase has translation MSTLEAEYRLEYFEEEGFTRRECPECGDFFWTRDEDRETCGEPPCAEYAFIGNPSLDEEYSLEEMREAFLSFFEDHDHERIEPYPVAANRWRDDVLLTQASIYDFQPLVTSGETPPPANPLTISQPCIRMQDIDNVGKTGRHTMAFEMMAHHAFNAREELDDPDQYAYEGEVYWKDQTVRYCDEFFEAMGVDIEEITYIEDPWVGGGNAGPAIEVIYRGVELATLVFMSMEQDPDGEYELKDGNTYSPMDTYIVDTGYGLERWTWVSQGTPTVYEAIYPDMIEFLKENAGIDYTDDEEAIVTRAATLAGHMDIDEAEDAERARGTIAAEIGVDVDELRELLEPLEAIYAIADHCRTLAYMLGDEIVPSNVGTGYLARMVLRRTKRLCDTVGVDAPLDELVDMQAERLDYENRDTVRDIVRTEIEKYRETLERGGRRVRQLADEYAERDEAIPTDELIELYDSHGIQPDMVAEIAREKGAEVSVPDDFYSLVAARHGDEGVDETAETTVDERIADLPETERLYYDDQERTEFEAMVLDTTERDDGGYDVVLDRTLFYPEGGGQPADTGSLSTDDVTVEVEDVQREGDVIVHHADEDPGTGEFVRGRIDGGRRRQLMANHTATHIVIHAARQVLGEHIRQAGAQKGVERSRIDVRHYDRIGREQAKAIEHRANAIVRENVSVTQEWPDRHDAEDEHGFDLYQGGIPPGERIRLIHVAEDVQACGGTHVARTGDIGTIKLLNTERVQDGVERLAFAAGEAAIEATQDIEDALSGAAETLDVTPSEVPETADRFFTEWKERGKRIEDLEAQLAEARAAGGVGEEVDLGDATAVIQRVDAAPDELQATATAIVEGGEVAVVGSAAEGAQFVVAVPEGVAIDAGDVVGELAARVGGGGGGPPDFAQGGGPQVEELDAALDAAPDVLRQVSNA, from the coding sequence ATGAGTACGCTCGAAGCCGAGTACCGCCTGGAGTACTTCGAGGAGGAGGGGTTCACCAGAAGGGAGTGTCCCGAGTGCGGTGATTTCTTCTGGACGCGCGACGAGGATCGCGAGACCTGTGGCGAGCCGCCCTGTGCGGAGTACGCGTTCATCGGAAACCCGAGCCTCGACGAAGAATACAGTCTGGAGGAGATGCGCGAGGCGTTCCTCTCCTTTTTCGAGGACCACGATCACGAACGGATCGAACCGTACCCGGTGGCCGCGAACCGGTGGCGTGACGACGTTTTACTTACTCAGGCGTCGATCTACGACTTCCAGCCGCTGGTGACGAGCGGCGAAACCCCGCCGCCGGCGAACCCGCTCACGATCTCCCAGCCCTGCATCCGGATGCAGGACATCGACAACGTCGGCAAGACCGGCCGCCACACGATGGCGTTCGAGATGATGGCCCACCACGCCTTCAACGCGCGCGAGGAGCTCGACGATCCCGACCAGTACGCCTACGAGGGCGAGGTCTACTGGAAGGATCAGACAGTCAGGTACTGCGACGAGTTCTTCGAGGCGATGGGCGTGGACATCGAGGAGATCACCTACATCGAGGACCCGTGGGTCGGCGGCGGCAACGCCGGCCCCGCGATCGAGGTCATCTATCGGGGCGTCGAACTCGCCACGCTCGTGTTCATGTCGATGGAGCAAGACCCCGACGGCGAGTACGAGCTGAAGGACGGCAACACCTACTCGCCGATGGACACCTACATCGTCGACACGGGCTACGGCCTCGAACGCTGGACGTGGGTCTCCCAGGGCACGCCCACCGTGTACGAGGCGATCTACCCCGACATGATCGAGTTCCTCAAGGAGAACGCCGGGATCGATTATACCGACGACGAGGAGGCAATCGTCACTCGGGCAGCGACCTTGGCCGGTCACATGGATATCGACGAGGCCGAGGACGCCGAGCGCGCCCGCGGGACGATCGCGGCGGAGATCGGGGTCGACGTCGACGAGCTCCGCGAGCTGCTCGAACCGCTCGAAGCCATCTACGCCATCGCGGATCACTGCCGGACGCTGGCGTACATGCTCGGTGACGAGATCGTTCCCTCCAACGTGGGCACCGGCTACCTCGCGCGGATGGTGCTCCGACGCACGAAACGGCTGTGTGATACGGTGGGCGTGGACGCACCGCTCGACGAACTGGTGGACATGCAGGCCGAACGGCTGGACTACGAGAACCGGGATACGGTGCGGGATATCGTCCGGACCGAGATCGAGAAGTACCGCGAGACGCTCGAACGCGGCGGGCGACGGGTCCGCCAGCTCGCCGACGAGTACGCCGAACGCGACGAGGCGATCCCCACCGACGAACTGATCGAGCTGTACGATTCACACGGGATTCAGCCCGACATGGTCGCCGAGATCGCCCGCGAGAAGGGTGCCGAGGTATCGGTGCCCGACGATTTCTACAGCCTCGTGGCCGCGCGCCACGGCGACGAGGGGGTGGACGAGACGGCCGAAACAACGGTCGACGAGCGGATCGCCGACCTCCCCGAGACGGAGCGGCTCTACTACGACGATCAGGAACGCACGGAGTTCGAGGCGATGGTGCTCGACACCACAGAGCGCGACGACGGCGGCTACGACGTGGTGCTCGACCGCACCCTCTTCTACCCGGAGGGCGGCGGTCAGCCCGCCGACACGGGGTCGCTCTCGACCGACGACGTGACCGTGGAAGTCGAGGACGTCCAACGAGAAGGCGACGTGATCGTCCACCACGCCGACGAGGACCCTGGTACTGGTGAGTTCGTCCGCGGTCGGATCGACGGCGGGCGGCGGCGGCAGCTAATGGCCAACCACACCGCGACCCACATCGTGATCCACGCCGCGCGACAGGTGCTCGGCGAGCACATCCGCCAGGCCGGCGCACAGAAAGGTGTCGAGCGCTCGCGGATCGACGTCCGCCACTACGACCGAATCGGTCGCGAGCAGGCGAAGGCGATCGAACATCGCGCCAACGCGATCGTCCGCGAGAACGTCTCGGTCACCCAGGAGTGGCCCGACCGCCACGACGCCGAGGACGAGCACGGGTTCGACCTCTATCAGGGCGGGATCCCACCTGGCGAGCGGATTCGACTCATTCACGTCGCCGAGGACGTCCAGGCCTGCGGGGGGACCCACGTCGCCCGCACCGGGGACATCGGCACGATCAAGCTCCTGAACACCGAGCGTGTGCAGGACGGCGTCGAGCGGCTCGCCTTCGCGGCGGGCGAGGCGGCGATCGAGGCGACCCAGGACATCGAGGACGCGCTCTCGGGGGCGGCCGAAACACTCGACGTCACGCCGAGCGAGGTCCCCGAGACCGCCGACCGCTTCTTCACCGAATGGAAGGAGCGCGGCAAGCGCATCGAGGACCTCGAAGCCCAGCTCGCGGAGGCCCGTGCGGCGGGTGGCGTCGGCGAGGAGGTCGATCTCGGCGACGCGACCGCCGTCATCCAGCGCGTGGACGCCGCGCCAGACGAGCTCCAGGCGACCGCGACCGCGATCGTCGAGGGTGGCGAGGTCGCCGTGGTCGGGAGCGCCGCCGAGGGCGCGCAGTTCGTGGTCGCCGTACCGGAAGGAGTGGCGATCGACGCGGGCGACGTCGTCGGCGAGCTGGCCGCGCGGGTCGGCGGCGGCGGCGGCGGCCCGCCGGACTTCGCCCAGGGCGGCGGACCCCAGGTCGAGGAACTCGACGCGGCGCTCGACGCGGCTCCCGACGTGCTTCGCCAGGTATCGAACGCCTGA
- a CDS encoding DNA-binding protein → MADLIVKAAVKEELNDMNVASDFYDALDEEVSTLLDDAARRADENDRKTVQPRDL, encoded by the coding sequence ATGGCAGACCTGATCGTCAAAGCCGCCGTGAAAGAAGAGCTCAACGACATGAACGTCGCGTCGGACTTCTACGACGCACTCGACGAGGAAGTCTCGACCCTGCTCGACGACGCAGCCCGACGCGCCGACGAGAACGACCGGAAGACGGTCCAGCCGCGCGACCTGTAA
- a CDS encoding ABC transporter ATP-binding protein — MSADTQPDSTDGEMTDAEATDTDGSAASEADTGSAPLLSLSDVHTYYGESHVLEGVSLDVREGEVVALVGRNGVGKTTTLRSILQLTPPREGSIRYRDMELIGRRTHEVAEAGIGWIPEERRMFAELTVAENVRIAAPADETERARTTAFETFPDLERFADRKAGTLSGGQQQMLAIARGLVGGNDLLLVDEPSEGLAPQIVASVAEAIADVASDTTILLVEQNLPLALDLADRFYVLDNGRVVANGDTDDVSSDDEALRGYLSA, encoded by the coding sequence GTGAGCGCCGACACACAGCCGGACTCGACTGACGGCGAGATGACGGACGCCGAGGCGACGGACACCGACGGAAGTGCCGCGAGCGAGGCCGACACCGGGTCGGCACCGCTGCTCTCTCTCTCCGACGTCCACACCTACTACGGCGAGAGCCACGTGCTCGAAGGCGTCTCGCTCGACGTTCGCGAGGGCGAGGTGGTGGCGCTGGTCGGGCGCAACGGCGTCGGGAAGACCACGACGCTGCGCTCGATCCTCCAGCTCACCCCGCCGCGCGAGGGATCGATTCGATATCGCGACATGGAGTTGATCGGGCGGCGGACACACGAGGTCGCCGAGGCAGGGATCGGCTGGATCCCCGAGGAACGGCGGATGTTCGCCGAACTCACCGTCGCGGAGAACGTCCGGATCGCCGCACCGGCCGACGAGACCGAACGCGCCCGCACCACCGCTTTCGAGACGTTTCCGGATCTCGAACGATTCGCGGACCGGAAGGCGGGAACGCTTTCGGGCGGCCAACAGCAGATGCTCGCGATCGCGCGCGGTCTCGTCGGCGGGAACGATCTCCTCCTCGTGGACGAGCCGAGCGAGGGGCTCGCTCCCCAGATCGTCGCGTCGGTCGCCGAGGCGATCGCCGACGTCGCGAGCGACACCACCATACTGCTCGTCGAGCAGAACCTCCCGCTCGCGCTCGATCTCGCCGATCGGTTCTACGTGCTCGACAACGGTCGGGTCGTCGCGAACGGCGACACCGACGACGTGAGCAGCGACGACGAGGCGCTCCGGGGGTATCTCTCGGCATGA
- the larB gene encoding nickel pincer cofactor biosynthesis protein LarB — MRETLEALAAGELSVTAAEARLAGYATGEAGRFDAAREHRRGVPEAVLADGKSADEVAELVSLAVETTGHGLATRVDQPIADTVHDRLAADRPDATTEFDERTGVFRARAAEYDPPDLDAVVGVVTAGTADTKPAGEAAAAVAEMGATVERIDDVGVAGLHRALDRLDDLRRADVLVVAAGREGALPTVLAGLVDVPVIGLPVASGYGHGGDGEAALAGLLQSCTVLTTVNVDAGFVAGAQAGLVARAIDAARDG, encoded by the coding sequence ATGCGCGAGACGCTCGAAGCCCTCGCGGCGGGCGAACTGTCAGTGACGGCGGCCGAGGCGCGGCTCGCGGGCTACGCGACCGGCGAGGCGGGCCGGTTCGACGCCGCCCGCGAACACCGACGTGGCGTGCCCGAGGCGGTGCTCGCCGACGGCAAATCGGCCGACGAGGTCGCGGAGCTCGTTTCACTCGCCGTCGAGACGACCGGCCACGGGCTCGCCACGCGGGTCGACCAGCCGATCGCCGACACGGTCCACGACCGCCTCGCCGCCGATCGGCCCGATGCGACCACGGAATTCGACGAACGAACGGGTGTATTCCGGGCGCGTGCGGCCGAGTACGACCCGCCCGACCTCGACGCGGTCGTCGGGGTGGTGACGGCTGGAACTGCCGACACGAAGCCGGCGGGCGAGGCTGCCGCCGCCGTGGCGGAGATGGGGGCGACGGTCGAACGGATCGACGACGTCGGCGTGGCGGGGCTTCACCGGGCGCTCGACCGACTCGACGATCTCAGGCGGGCCGACGTGCTCGTGGTCGCCGCCGGCCGCGAGGGCGCACTCCCCACCGTTCTGGCGGGGCTCGTCGACGTGCCGGTGATCGGGCTCCCCGTGGCGTCGGGCTACGGCCACGGCGGCGACGGCGAGGCCGCGCTCGCGGGCCTTCTCCAGTCGTGCACCGTCCTCACGACCGTGAACGTCGATGCGGGGTTCGTGGCGGGCGCACAGGCCGGCCTGGTGGCGCGGGCGATCGATGCGGCGCGCGACGGATAG
- a CDS encoding ABC transporter ATP-binding protein: MLRTRGLTKRFGGLTAVDDVDFVLEDELCSLIGPNGAGKTTFFDLLTGALEPTAGTIELGGEDPQDVTGAAPHETAAAGLHRSYQITNVFPTSTVLENVRIAAQAHGSDSFKLWRNAGSFDRYVDEAYTILERVGLAGAADTVASTLSHGEKRQLEVAIALAGDPDVLLLDEPNAGVSSESVDEIIALIDDVADDHAVLLVEHNMDIVMNVSERVVVLHQGAIIADGDPETVRNDPAVQEAYLGGYEPGADDTSGGERGPNDTTDPEGSAA; encoded by the coding sequence ATGCTGAGGACCCGAGGACTCACGAAGCGGTTCGGGGGACTGACCGCGGTCGACGACGTCGATTTCGTGCTTGAGGACGAACTCTGCTCGCTGATCGGGCCGAACGGCGCGGGCAAGACCACGTTCTTCGACCTCTTGACCGGTGCGCTCGAACCCACTGCGGGGACGATCGAGCTCGGCGGCGAGGACCCGCAGGACGTGACCGGGGCAGCTCCACACGAGACCGCGGCGGCCGGTCTCCACCGGTCGTACCAGATCACAAACGTGTTTCCGACGAGCACCGTTCTCGAAAACGTCCGGATCGCGGCCCAGGCCCACGGATCGGACTCGTTCAAACTGTGGCGCAACGCCGGATCGTTCGATCGGTACGTTGACGAGGCCTACACGATCCTCGAACGCGTCGGGCTCGCCGGCGCGGCCGACACCGTGGCGTCGACGCTGAGCCACGGCGAGAAGCGCCAGCTCGAGGTCGCGATCGCGCTCGCGGGCGATCCCGACGTCCTCCTGCTCGACGAACCCAATGCGGGTGTATCGAGCGAGAGCGTCGACGAGATCATCGCGCTGATCGACGACGTGGCCGACGATCACGCCGTGTTGCTGGTCGAACACAACATGGACATCGTGATGAACGTCTCCGAGCGGGTAGTCGTCCTCCATCAGGGCGCGATCATCGCCGACGGCGATCCCGAAACCGTCCGAAACGACCCCGCCGTTCAGGAGGCGTACCTCGGCGGGTACGAACCGGGCGCGGACGACACGTCGGGCGGCGAGCGAGGCCCGAACGACACGACCGACCCGGAGGGGAGCGCGGCGTGA
- the samp2 gene encoding ubiquitin-like small modifier protein SAMP2, producing the protein MVTVEVVGSDTHEIDVDGTYADLLDAVGLGPHEATVLVDGRPVPEDRAIDAEHVRVLRLIKGG; encoded by the coding sequence ATGGTCACGGTCGAGGTCGTCGGGAGCGACACTCACGAGATCGACGTCGACGGGACGTACGCCGACCTGCTCGACGCCGTCGGGCTGGGGCCCCACGAGGCTACCGTGTTGGTCGACGGCCGGCCCGTTCCCGAGGACCGCGCAATCGACGCCGAGCACGTTCGGGTGCTCCGGCTGATCAAGGGCGGGTGA
- a CDS encoding DUF7563 family protein → MSECDHCGAHVSDRFERVFADEHGRIFACPGCAANAGIAEAAKERAKNA, encoded by the coding sequence ATGTCAGAGTGTGACCACTGCGGCGCGCACGTCTCGGATCGGTTCGAGCGCGTCTTCGCCGACGAACACGGCCGGATCTTCGCGTGTCCTGGCTGTGCGGCGAACGCGGGCATCGCCGAGGCGGCCAAGGAACGGGCGAAAAACGCTTGA
- a CDS encoding peroxiredoxin family protein, protein MSIAQLDFELPNAGSGPDPLSLGAFAADHDAIVLLFQRDYHCGNCKAQLEDVAERYDEFADRNAAVVSILPEPKARAREWQESFELPFPLLADPDTEVGEQYDQPTRFGALGELHDLVGRMPQTVILDTRNDALDAHSIHEGDSPSDRPSIDAVLGELDDLLAA, encoded by the coding sequence ATGTCCATCGCGCAACTCGACTTCGAACTCCCGAACGCCGGTTCGGGGCCCGACCCGCTCTCGCTCGGCGCGTTCGCCGCCGATCACGACGCGATCGTGCTCCTCTTCCAGCGCGATTATCACTGTGGCAACTGCAAAGCACAGTTAGAGGACGTCGCCGAACGTTACGACGAGTTCGCCGATCGCAACGCCGCCGTCGTCTCGATCCTGCCCGAGCCGAAGGCCCGCGCCCGCGAGTGGCAGGAGTCGTTCGAGCTTCCCTTCCCGCTGCTCGCGGATCCCGATACTGAGGTCGGCGAGCAGTACGACCAGCCGACGCGGTTCGGCGCGCTCGGCGAACTCCACGACCTCGTCGGCCGGATGCCACAAACTGTCATTCTCGACACCCGCAACGACGCGCTCGACGCCCACTCGATCCACGAGGGCGATTCGCCGTCCGACCGCCCCTCGATCGACGCGGTGCTCGGCGAACTCGACGACCTGCTCGCGGCGTGA
- a CDS encoding SDR family oxidoreductase gives MSTDDDFEIDEPELTTDDLLVLDDPRFTPDTVAIVTGAASGIGEATALALAANGLTTVGIDVDEEDLDATANLADDLGVPGEFVATPADLTDDEAVERAVDGAADRGDLRYVANIAGLQHIAAIENFPMERYDVMQSVMVRAPFLVAKHAIPHIEATEDGVGAIANMSSVHGHYATQDKASYITAKHALHGLTRSIAAEGAGSLRGFSVSVGYVLTPLMVNQIEDTAAERGIDERRVVEDVMLGQARTKEMMTPAEVANLFVFGFSGHAKHLNGGDLLFDGGYTHTYE, from the coding sequence ATGAGCACCGACGACGACTTCGAGATCGACGAACCGGAATTGACCACCGACGACCTCCTCGTGCTCGACGATCCCCGCTTCACGCCCGACACCGTGGCGATCGTCACCGGGGCGGCCTCGGGGATCGGCGAGGCGACCGCGCTCGCGCTCGCCGCGAACGGCCTCACGACCGTCGGCATCGATGTCGACGAGGAGGATCTCGACGCGACCGCGAACCTCGCCGACGACCTCGGAGTACCTGGCGAGTTCGTCGCCACACCCGCCGACCTCACCGACGACGAGGCGGTCGAACGCGCCGTCGACGGGGCCGCCGACCGTGGTGACCTCCGCTACGTCGCCAACATCGCCGGCCTCCAGCACATCGCCGCGATCGAGAACTTCCCGATGGAGCGCTACGACGTCATGCAGTCGGTGATGGTGCGTGCGCCGTTCCTGGTCGCGAAACACGCCATCCCGCACATCGAGGCAACCGAGGACGGCGTCGGCGCGATCGCGAACATGTCCTCGGTCCACGGCCACTACGCGACCCAGGACAAGGCATCGTACATCACCGCGAAACACGCGCTCCACGGGCTGACCCGCTCGATCGCCGCCGAGGGAGCGGGCAGCCTGCGCGGCTTCTCGGTGAGCGTCGGCTACGTCCTGACGCCGCTGATGGTGAACCAGATCGAGGACACCGCCGCCGAGCGAGGGATCGACGAGCGGAGGGTCGTCGAGGACGTGATGCTCGGCCAGGCGCGCACGAAGGAGATGATGACGCCCGCCGAAGTGGCGAACCTGTTCGTCTTCGGGTTCTCCGGCCACGCGAAGCACCTGAACGGCGGCGATCTACTGTTCGACGGCGGGTACACGCACACCTACGAATAG
- a CDS encoding branched-chain amino acid ABC transporter permease, with protein MIVLFALYPGIHTLLTISPVGAEAVALLPDVETMTAVLYFGLFAMSFDFISGYTGYLSFGHAAFYGAGAYFVVLAANGKIPLVPAGTSFMLLLVLAGLAALVLAIAIGAVSFRLSGVYFAMITLGFSQVLYVFVRGWNYVGSNPRDGVFVTGERGGFEIGVPFIDSLNVAIGQLTGDEIEGLLGAISLSAGEVSYYAIGGVVVVCYLAMQRILHSPFGRVMVAIRENEERARAVGYDTFRYKLAAFAVSGFFAGIAGALFAGFQRSVTPDDTFYFLVAGDALLASIIGGFGTLVGPLYGRLFDESVREFLSTAGAGGGLLPYLREHVPADVLATELVGGVTVQGAIEAFLNGHASLYLGLLFVLFVLYVPNGLLGTLRNRLGGTVASWTARQLERRR; from the coding sequence GTGATCGTCCTCTTCGCGCTGTACCCCGGCATCCACACGCTGCTCACGATCTCGCCGGTCGGCGCGGAGGCGGTGGCGCTGCTGCCCGACGTCGAGACGATGACCGCAGTCCTCTATTTCGGGCTGTTCGCGATGAGCTTCGACTTCATCAGCGGCTACACGGGCTATCTCTCCTTCGGCCACGCCGCCTTCTACGGTGCGGGCGCGTACTTCGTCGTGCTCGCGGCCAACGGGAAGATACCCCTCGTGCCCGCGGGCACGTCGTTCATGCTGTTGCTCGTGCTCGCCGGACTGGCCGCACTCGTGCTCGCGATCGCCATCGGCGCGGTCTCGTTCCGGCTCTCGGGGGTGTACTTCGCGATGATCACGCTCGGCTTCTCCCAGGTGCTCTACGTGTTCGTCCGCGGGTGGAACTACGTCGGCTCGAACCCGCGTGACGGCGTGTTCGTCACGGGCGAGCGCGGCGGCTTCGAGATCGGCGTTCCGTTCATCGACTCGCTCAACGTGGCCATCGGCCAGCTCACGGGCGACGAGATCGAGGGGTTGTTGGGAGCGATCTCGCTGTCGGCGGGCGAGGTGTCGTACTACGCGATCGGGGGCGTCGTCGTGGTCTGCTATCTCGCGATGCAGCGGATCCTCCACTCGCCGTTCGGCCGGGTGATGGTCGCGATCCGCGAGAACGAGGAGCGCGCCCGTGCCGTCGGCTACGACACCTTCCGGTACAAGCTCGCGGCGTTCGCGGTGTCTGGCTTCTTCGCCGGGATCGCGGGCGCGCTGTTCGCCGGGTTCCAGCGGTCGGTCACGCCCGACGACACCTTCTACTTCCTGGTGGCGGGCGACGCGCTGCTCGCCTCGATCATCGGCGGGTTCGGCACGCTCGTGGGGCCGCTCTATGGCCGGCTGTTCGATGAGTCGGTCCGGGAGTTCCTCTCGACCGCCGGCGCTGGCGGCGGCCTGTTGCCCTATCTCCGCGAACACGTGCCGGCGGACGTGCTCGCGACCGAACTCGTCGGCGGGGTCACGGTCCAGGGAGCCATCGAGGCGTTTCTCAATGGGCACGCGAGCCTGTATCTCGGCCTGCTGTTCGTTCTGTTCGTGCTCTACGTCCCGAACGGGCTGTTGGGCACGCTTCGGAATCGACTGGGCGGAACGGTCGCCTCGTGGACCGCACGCCAGCTCGAACGCCGCCGCTGA
- a CDS encoding GNAT family N-acetyltransferase, which yields MGVLDGAALAVEADAVREAIDRGAVLVAVADGRVLGACVLDGREITAIAVRRARRDQAIGTRLVEAAAERYVTDEDELIAEFDRGVRPFYESLGFAIEPADEPGRFRGRLG from the coding sequence ATGGGCGTGCTGGACGGTGCGGCGCTCGCGGTCGAGGCGGACGCGGTTCGCGAAGCGATCGATCGCGGGGCGGTGCTGGTCGCGGTCGCCGACGGCCGAGTGCTCGGTGCGTGCGTTCTCGACGGTCGAGAGATCACGGCGATCGCGGTCCGGCGCGCGCGGCGCGACCAGGCGATCGGCACGCGCCTCGTCGAAGCGGCCGCGGAGCGCTACGTGACGGACGAAGACGAACTGATCGCCGAGTTCGATCGCGGCGTGCGGCCGTTCTACGAATCACTCGGGTTCGCGATCGAGCCGGCCGATGAACCGGGGCGATTTCGGGGCCGTCTCGGTTGA